One window of the Chitinophaga niabensis genome contains the following:
- a CDS encoding SusD/RagB family nutrient-binding outer membrane lipoprotein, whose product MKRYIFNTFMLLFAVMTVMTGCKKWLDVNYDPATPQDPDPASVFPAQLAGLPRGNQYDARYVGRYIQNWGTSLSSRTADIVWDNMGYATGSDANGDIWRQCYFGLGKNLDYIIATGHTKGQWDYIGAAYALKAYMFQITTDHHGEIIYTEAFKENTAIFKFDSQDTVYAGVRSLCDSALKYLARTDFPNPATNRLVRGDYVYNGDNAKWTKFVYGVLAHNYNHLSRKSTLYDPAKVIEYCDKSMTTIADDFLVPFDGTKNDDTNFFGPYRDNLTFVRQGAFVVRLLDGFALAGSRTFANRDPRIRHMLSASQDTTNGNGGYVGVEPGIGDPNAASTVPANMRKRAAAPWGDSIYANPSAAVFTPNSGKYLFKDKAVMPVMTAAEIYFIKAEAAFLSNKPDVALDAYTKGINAHFDFINRTSIPRGGSVIYNGSPITAKERADYLASPNVAKTQAALTLTDIMLQKYIALFGWGFNETWVDLRRYEYNRIFDAKTLQPVYRSFATPQTLNGLNNGQLVQRARPRFNSEYVWNLDELKRIQADASNYHTKPIWFAIPN is encoded by the coding sequence TGACCGTAATGACAGGATGTAAAAAATGGCTGGACGTAAACTATGATCCGGCTACGCCACAGGATCCTGATCCGGCATCTGTATTCCCTGCACAATTAGCTGGTCTTCCCCGCGGCAATCAATATGATGCGCGGTATGTAGGCCGTTATATACAAAACTGGGGAACTTCTCTTTCCTCCCGCACCGCAGATATTGTATGGGACAATATGGGTTACGCTACAGGCAGCGATGCCAATGGCGATATCTGGCGGCAGTGTTACTTTGGTTTAGGTAAGAACCTGGATTATATTATCGCTACCGGGCATACAAAAGGCCAATGGGATTATATAGGTGCAGCATATGCACTGAAAGCCTACATGTTCCAGATCACTACGGATCACCATGGTGAAATAATTTACACAGAAGCCTTCAAGGAAAACACGGCCATCTTCAAATTCGACAGTCAGGATACAGTATATGCAGGCGTCCGCTCACTTTGTGATTCTGCTCTCAAATACCTGGCACGTACGGATTTCCCCAACCCTGCGACCAACAGGCTGGTGCGTGGAGATTATGTCTACAATGGTGATAATGCAAAATGGACCAAGTTCGTATATGGCGTACTGGCACATAACTATAATCACCTGAGCAGGAAATCCACCCTTTATGATCCTGCCAAAGTGATTGAATATTGCGATAAGTCTATGACCACTATTGCAGACGACTTTTTGGTTCCTTTTGATGGTACAAAAAATGATGATACCAATTTCTTTGGCCCCTACAGGGATAACCTCACTTTTGTGCGCCAGGGAGCCTTCGTTGTAAGGTTGCTGGACGGGTTTGCACTTGCAGGCAGCCGTACTTTTGCCAACAGGGACCCAAGGATCAGGCATATGCTGTCCGCCTCCCAGGATACCACCAATGGGAATGGTGGCTATGTAGGTGTGGAACCTGGTATCGGAGACCCTAATGCTGCCTCTACTGTTCCTGCCAACATGCGCAAACGCGCTGCAGCACCATGGGGAGATAGCATTTATGCAAACCCCAGCGCGGCCGTTTTCACACCCAATTCCGGTAAATATCTCTTCAAGGATAAGGCGGTGATGCCTGTAATGACAGCTGCTGAGATCTACTTCATTAAAGCAGAGGCCGCTTTCCTGAGCAACAAACCGGATGTTGCGCTGGACGCTTATACAAAAGGGATCAATGCACATTTTGATTTCATTAACCGTACGTCAATACCACGCGGCGGCAGTGTTATATACAATGGATCACCCATCACTGCAAAGGAACGGGCCGATTACCTTGCAAGCCCTAACGTAGCTAAAACACAGGCTGCGCTTACTTTAACGGATATAATGCTGCAAAAATACATTGCACTGTTTGGCTGGGGTTTTAATGAAACATGGGTAGACCTGCGCAGGTATGAATACAACAGGATCTTCGATGCTAAAACACTACAACCTGTATACCGCAGCTTTGCTACACCGCAGACGCTGAACGGCCTCAATAACGGCCAGTTGGTACAAAGAGCCCGCCCGCGTTTCAATTCAGAGTATGTATGGAATCTGGATGAACTGAAAAGAATTCAGGCGGATGCATCAAACTATCATACCAAACCCATCTGGTTTGCAATACCCAACTAA
- a CDS encoding DUF4397 domain-containing protein, with protein sequence MKLSYLIILIAGASIALTACKKNTFHVTERDIITNTALIKIGYFSPSTNNQGIQLKINGTRVSNNFVYPIAFPGGGLNTGGSNNSDYVTVRPGETTITLSVPKVGTAEDSVPVLTFSQALAANKKYTFFTTDSVPNVSGVIVEDDTAPIDTGARIKLINLIPNAPSVDFYHRGKLLMANVEYKKVSAYVTIPNGNDSFHIRRAGAPITETPLGKQLINTSKQRIYTFLARGWVGGKGILDPRISAIFVQ encoded by the coding sequence ATGAAACTATCATATCTTATCATACTAATTGCGGGCGCAAGCATTGCGTTAACAGCCTGCAAAAAGAACACCTTCCATGTAACAGAAAGGGATATCATTACGAATACAGCACTCATCAAGATCGGGTACTTTTCACCCAGTACCAATAACCAGGGGATACAGCTGAAGATCAATGGCACCAGGGTAAGCAATAACTTTGTATATCCAATTGCATTCCCTGGCGGCGGGTTGAACACAGGTGGTTCCAATAACAGCGACTATGTAACAGTAAGGCCTGGTGAAACTACTATCACCTTATCTGTTCCTAAAGTTGGAACAGCAGAGGATTCTGTTCCCGTACTCACTTTTTCGCAGGCATTGGCGGCCAATAAGAAGTACACCTTCTTTACAACGGATTCTGTGCCGAATGTGAGTGGAGTGATTGTTGAAGATGATACGGCGCCTATAGACACCGGTGCGCGCATCAAACTGATCAACCTGATCCCGAATGCACCCTCGGTGGATTTTTATCATCGTGGTAAACTGCTCATGGCAAATGTGGAGTACAAAAAGGTGTCTGCATACGTTACCATTCCTAATGGCAATGATTCCTTCCACATCCGGAGGGCAGGTGCTCCCATTACGGAAACACCTTTGGGTAAACAGCTCATTAATACCTCCAAACAGCGGATCTATACATTCCTTGCCAGAGGATGGGTAGGTGGCAAGGGCATACTGGACCCAAGGATCTCAGCCATCTTTGTTCAATAA
- the infC gene encoding translation initiation factor IF-3, whose product MQQGPRPNFRGRNPNFRREQQQEHRTNRMIRVPEVRLVGDNVEPGLYRTDDALRMAEDLQLDLVEISPNAVPPVCRIIDYNKFLYEKKKKEKEMKANAHKSEVKEIRFTPNTDDHDFDFKAKHAEKFLREGNKVKTYVQFKGRAIMFKERGELILLKFAERLAEVGALEGMPLMEGKRMIAIFAPKSAKKKPNTPKEPKEPREPKPQKEPKPYVPREEAPEPPQPAAPTSRPISAPVRRPIEIKYANRPPAPPTPPPAADDKQGEN is encoded by the coding sequence ATGCAACAAGGACCAAGACCAAACTTCCGGGGCAGAAACCCTAATTTCAGAAGAGAACAACAGCAGGAGCATCGTACAAACAGAATGATCCGTGTACCTGAGGTCAGGCTGGTTGGCGATAACGTGGAGCCAGGGCTTTATAGAACGGATGATGCATTACGCATGGCTGAAGACCTGCAACTGGACCTGGTAGAAATATCCCCCAATGCAGTCCCTCCTGTATGCCGCATCATCGATTATAACAAATTCCTTTACGAGAAGAAGAAGAAGGAAAAGGAAATGAAGGCGAATGCTCATAAGAGCGAGGTGAAGGAAATTCGCTTTACGCCGAATACAGATGATCACGATTTCGATTTCAAAGCCAAACATGCCGAGAAATTCCTGCGGGAAGGCAATAAGGTTAAAACATATGTACAGTTCAAAGGACGGGCAATCATGTTCAAAGAACGTGGTGAGCTGATCCTGTTGAAATTTGCTGAACGTCTTGCTGAAGTGGGAGCCCTTGAAGGGATGCCATTGATGGAAGGTAAACGCATGATCGCTATTTTTGCGCCTAAGAGTGCTAAGAAAAAGCCTAATACGCCAAAAGAACCGAAAGAGCCGAGAGAGCCGAAACCACAGAAGGAGCCGAAGCCATACGTGCCAAGAGAAGAAGCGCCTGAGCCACCGCAACCGGCTGCGCCAACTTCCCGCCCGATCTCTGCACCTGTAAGAAGGCCGATTGAGATCAAGTATGCCAACAGGCCACCTGCACCTCCTACGCCGCCACCGGCAGCAGATGACAAACAGGGAGAAAACTAA
- the thrS gene encoding threonine--tRNA ligase — MINITFPDGAVRQYEQGVSALDIAKSISEGLARKVLAAKVNGQVVDASRPITQDGTLQLLTWVDTDGKATMWHSSAHLMAEALEALYPGVKFGYGPSLENGGFFYDVDLDGRQISDEELRKLEVKMAELAKLNSVYVRKDVSKADAIKYFTEKNDPYKLDLLQKLEDGTITFYTQGNFTDLCRGPHIPSTGFIKAIKLTNIAGAYWLGNENNKMLTRIYGITFPSQKELDEYLALLEEAKKRDHRKLGKELELFAFSEKVGLGLPLWLPKGAMLRERLQNFLQKAQIESGYLPVVTPHIGNKNLYITSGHYEKYGKDSFQAIHTPEEGEEFMLKPMNCPHHCEIYKTSPKSYKDLPVRFAEFGTVYRYEQHGELHGLTRVRGFTQDDAHLFCRPDQVKEEFCKVIDLVLYVFGSLGFENYTAQISLRDKEDRAKYIGSDENWELAEQAIIESAAEKGLKTVVEYGEAAFYGPKLDFMVKDALGRKWQLGTIQVDYNLPERFELEYVGADNRIHRPVMIHRAPFGSLERFIAVLIEHCAGKFPLWLTPTQVKLLPISDKYQAYTEKVAELLKKAEIRAEIDDRSEKIGKKIRDAEVAKVPYMLVLGEKEESDAKVAVRRQAKGDLGAMSVEEFVSLIQDEVTNRKPFE, encoded by the coding sequence ATGATCAACATTACATTTCCGGATGGCGCAGTACGACAGTATGAACAGGGTGTATCAGCACTGGACATTGCCAAATCCATCAGCGAAGGCCTAGCCCGCAAAGTTTTAGCGGCAAAAGTAAACGGACAGGTGGTAGATGCTTCCCGCCCCATTACACAAGACGGTACATTACAACTGCTCACGTGGGTGGATACAGACGGTAAGGCTACTATGTGGCATTCTTCTGCGCATTTGATGGCAGAAGCGCTGGAGGCACTGTACCCGGGTGTGAAGTTCGGTTATGGACCTTCCCTTGAAAACGGCGGTTTCTTTTACGATGTGGATCTCGATGGCCGCCAGATCTCAGATGAAGAGCTGCGGAAGCTGGAAGTCAAAATGGCTGAACTGGCCAAACTGAACAGCGTATACGTACGCAAGGATGTTTCCAAGGCAGACGCTATCAAGTACTTTACTGAAAAGAACGACCCTTATAAGCTGGACCTCTTGCAGAAACTGGAAGACGGTACCATCACTTTTTATACCCAGGGCAATTTCACGGACCTCTGCCGTGGCCCTCACATTCCCAGCACCGGTTTTATCAAGGCGATAAAACTCACCAATATTGCCGGGGCTTACTGGCTGGGGAATGAGAACAACAAGATGCTGACCCGCATCTACGGGATCACTTTCCCTTCCCAAAAGGAACTGGATGAGTACCTGGCCCTGCTCGAAGAAGCAAAGAAACGTGACCACCGCAAGCTGGGTAAGGAACTGGAACTGTTTGCCTTCTCTGAGAAAGTAGGTTTGGGCCTGCCGCTGTGGCTGCCTAAAGGTGCTATGCTGAGAGAGCGCCTGCAGAACTTCCTGCAGAAAGCCCAGATAGAAAGTGGTTACCTGCCGGTTGTTACTCCCCACATCGGGAACAAGAACCTGTACATCACTTCAGGCCACTACGAGAAATACGGGAAAGACAGCTTCCAGGCTATTCATACGCCGGAAGAAGGTGAGGAGTTCATGCTGAAACCCATGAACTGCCCGCATCACTGTGAGATCTATAAAACTTCTCCCAAGTCTTACAAAGACCTGCCGGTGCGTTTTGCGGAGTTCGGTACTGTTTACCGTTACGAGCAGCACGGAGAATTACACGGGCTCACCCGTGTGCGCGGATTTACACAGGACGATGCCCACCTGTTCTGCCGCCCGGACCAGGTGAAAGAAGAGTTCTGCAAAGTGATAGACCTGGTGTTGTATGTTTTTGGAAGTTTAGGCTTTGAAAATTATACGGCACAAATTTCGCTGAGAGACAAAGAAGACCGTGCGAAATATATCGGATCAGACGAGAACTGGGAACTGGCTGAGCAGGCGATCATAGAATCTGCTGCTGAAAAAGGGCTGAAAACCGTGGTGGAATATGGTGAGGCGGCATTTTACGGCCCCAAACTGGACTTCATGGTGAAAGATGCCCTGGGCCGTAAATGGCAGCTGGGTACCATCCAGGTGGATTACAATCTGCCGGAGCGTTTTGAACTGGAATATGTAGGCGCTGATAATAGGATCCACCGTCCTGTAATGATCCACCGCGCGCCGTTTGGTTCGCTGGAGCGCTTCATTGCGGTGCTGATAGAACATTGTGCAGGTAAATTCCCGTTATGGCTTACACCCACCCAGGTGAAATTGCTGCCGATCAGTGACAAGTACCAGGCTTATACAGAAAAAGTAGCAGAATTGCTAAAAAAAGCGGAAATTCGCGCTGAAATTGATGATAGAAGCGAGAAGATCGGGAAAAAGATCCGTGATGCGGAAGTAGCGAAAGTTCCTTACATGCTGGTGCTCGGAGAAAAAGAAGAATCAGACGCCAAAGTAGCTGTACGCAGGCAGGCCAAAGGAGATCTCGGCGCAATGTCCGTAGAAGAATTTGTAAGCCTGATACAGGATGAAGTTACAAACCGCAAACCTTTTGAATGA